The proteins below are encoded in one region of Homo sapiens chromosome 2, GRCh38.p14 Primary Assembly:
- the FAHD2A gene encoding oxaloacetate tautomerase FAHD2A, mitochondrial isoform X1, translated as MLVSGRRRLLTVLLQAQKWPFQPSRDMRLVQFRAPHLVGPHLGLETGNGGGVINLNAFDPTLPKTMTQFLEQGEATLSVARRALAAQLPVLPRSEVTFLAPVTRPDKVVCVGMNYVDHCKEQNVPVPKEPIIFSKFASSIVGPYDEVVLPPQSQEVDWEVELAVVIGKKGKHIKATDAMAHVAGFTVAHDVSARDWQMRRNGKQWLLGKTFDTFCPLGPALVTKDSVADPHNLKICCRVNGEVVQSGNTNQMVFKTEDLIAWVSQFVTFYPGDVILTGTPPGVGVFRKPPVFLKVSEGPDSTDGKLWVCTLWKEERSEGSRNWNSCWRGEEKEDIKKKI; from the exons ATGCTGGTGTCTGGTAGAAGAAGGTTACTCACAGTTCTGCTGCAGGCTCAGAAGTGGCCCTTTCAACCCTCCAGAGACATGAGACTAGTGCAGTTCCGGGCACCCCACCTGGTGGGGCCTCACTTGGGCCTGGAGACAGGGAATGGTGGAGGGGTTATCAACCTCAATGCCTTTGACCCCACACTCCCGAAGACGATGACGCAGTTCCtagagcagggagaggccacCCTCTCAGTGGCAAGAAG AGCCCTGGCTGCCCAGTTGCCAGTCCTACCACGGTCGGAGGTAACCTTCCTGGCTCCAGTCACACGACCAGATAAGGTGGTGTGTGTGGGCATGAATTATGTGGACCACTGCAAAGAACAGAACGTGCCCGTGCCCAAGGAGCCCATCATCTTCAGCAAGTTTGCCAGCTCCATCGTGGGGCCCTATGATGAGGTGGTCCTCCCACCACAGAGCCAG GAGGTAGATTGGGAAGTGGAGCTGGCCGTGGTCATTGGAAAGAAAGGCAAGCACATCAAG GCCACAGATGCTATGGCCCACGTGGCCGGCTTCACTGTGGCTCATGACGTGAGTGCTCGTGACTGGCAAATGAGACGTAATGGGAAACAATGGCTGCTGGGAAAAACCTTCGACACCTTCTGCCCTCTGGGCCCTGCCTTGGTGACCAAGGACAGTGTAGCAG ATCCACACAACTTAAAGATCTGCTGCCGAGTGAATGGGGAAGTGGTCCAGAGCGGCAACACCAACCAGATGGTATTCAAGACAGAGGACCTGATAGCCTGGGTCTCCCA GTTTGTTACCTTTTACCCAGGGGATGTCATCCTAACTGGGACCCCCCCAGGTGTCGGTGTATTCAGGAAACCTCCTGTCTTTCTCAAG GTCTCTGAAGGTCCAGATAGCACTGATGGCAAGCTTTGGGTCTGCACACtctggaaagaagagagaagtgaAGGCTCTAG GAACTGGAACAGCTGttggagaggagaagaaaaagaagacatcaaaaagaaaatctag
- the FAHD2A gene encoding oxaloacetate tautomerase FAHD2A, mitochondrial isoform X5, which translates to MLVSGRRRLLTVLLQAQKWPFQPSRDMRLVQFRAPHLVGPHLGLETGNGGGVINLNAFDPTLPKTMTQFLEQGEATLSVARRALAAQLPVLPRSEVTFLAPVTRPDKVVCVGMNYVDHCKEQNVPVPKEPIIFSKFASSIVGPYDEVVLPPQSQIHTT; encoded by the exons ATGCTGGTGTCTGGTAGAAGAAGGTTACTCACAGTTCTGCTGCAGGCTCAGAAGTGGCCCTTTCAACCCTCCAGAGACATGAGACTAGTGCAGTTCCGGGCACCCCACCTGGTGGGGCCTCACTTGGGCCTGGAGACAGGGAATGGTGGAGGGGTTATCAACCTCAATGCCTTTGACCCCACACTCCCGAAGACGATGACGCAGTTCCtagagcagggagaggccacCCTCTCAGTGGCAAGAAG AGCCCTGGCTGCCCAGTTGCCAGTCCTACCACGGTCGGAGGTAACCTTCCTGGCTCCAGTCACACGACCAGATAAGGTGGTGTGTGTGGGCATGAATTATGTGGACCACTGCAAAGAACAGAACGTGCCCGTGCCCAAGGAGCCCATCATCTTCAGCAAGTTTGCCAGCTCCATCGTGGGGCCCTATGATGAGGTGGTCCTCCCACCACAGAGCCAG ATCCACACAACTTAA
- the FAHD2A gene encoding oxaloacetate tautomerase FAHD2A, mitochondrial isoform X2 — MLVSGRRRLLTVLLQAQKWPFQPSRDMRLVQFRAPHLVGPHLGLETGNGGGVINLNAFDPTLPKTMTQFLEQGEATLSVARRALAAQLPVLPRSEVTFLAPVTRPDKVVCVGMNYVDHCKEQNVPVPKEPIIFSKFASSIVGPYDEVVLPPQSQEVDWEVELAVVIGKKGKHIKATDAMAHVAGFTVAHDVSARDWQMRRNGKQWLLGKTFDTFCPLGPALVTKDSVADPHNLKICCRVNGEVVQSGNTNQMVFKTEDLIAWVSQFVTFYPGDVILTGTPPGVGVFRKPPVFLKVSEGPDSTDGKLWVCTLWKEERSEGSRGQQPPANTTACRSLG, encoded by the exons ATGCTGGTGTCTGGTAGAAGAAGGTTACTCACAGTTCTGCTGCAGGCTCAGAAGTGGCCCTTTCAACCCTCCAGAGACATGAGACTAGTGCAGTTCCGGGCACCCCACCTGGTGGGGCCTCACTTGGGCCTGGAGACAGGGAATGGTGGAGGGGTTATCAACCTCAATGCCTTTGACCCCACACTCCCGAAGACGATGACGCAGTTCCtagagcagggagaggccacCCTCTCAGTGGCAAGAAG AGCCCTGGCTGCCCAGTTGCCAGTCCTACCACGGTCGGAGGTAACCTTCCTGGCTCCAGTCACACGACCAGATAAGGTGGTGTGTGTGGGCATGAATTATGTGGACCACTGCAAAGAACAGAACGTGCCCGTGCCCAAGGAGCCCATCATCTTCAGCAAGTTTGCCAGCTCCATCGTGGGGCCCTATGATGAGGTGGTCCTCCCACCACAGAGCCAG GAGGTAGATTGGGAAGTGGAGCTGGCCGTGGTCATTGGAAAGAAAGGCAAGCACATCAAG GCCACAGATGCTATGGCCCACGTGGCCGGCTTCACTGTGGCTCATGACGTGAGTGCTCGTGACTGGCAAATGAGACGTAATGGGAAACAATGGCTGCTGGGAAAAACCTTCGACACCTTCTGCCCTCTGGGCCCTGCCTTGGTGACCAAGGACAGTGTAGCAG ATCCACACAACTTAAAGATCTGCTGCCGAGTGAATGGGGAAGTGGTCCAGAGCGGCAACACCAACCAGATGGTATTCAAGACAGAGGACCTGATAGCCTGGGTCTCCCA GTTTGTTACCTTTTACCCAGGGGATGTCATCCTAACTGGGACCCCCCCAGGTGTCGGTGTATTCAGGAAACCTCCTGTCTTTCTCAAG GTCTCTGAAGGTCCAGATAGCACTGATGGCAAGCTTTGGGTCTGCACACtctggaaagaagagagaagtgaAGGCTCTAG GGGGCAGCAGCCACCAGCAAACACCACTGCCTGCAGGAGCCTGGGCTGA
- the FAHD2A gene encoding oxaloacetate tautomerase FAHD2A, mitochondrial isoform X4 has translation MLVSGRRRLLTVLLQAQKWPFQPSRDMRLVQFRAPHLVGPHLGLETGNGGGVINLNAFDPTLPKTMTQFLEQGEATLSVARRALAAQLPVLPRSEVTFLAPVTRPDKVVCVGMNYVDHCKEQNVPVPKEPIIFSKFASSIVGPYDEVVLPPQSQEVDWEVELAVVIGKKGKHIKIHTT, from the exons ATGCTGGTGTCTGGTAGAAGAAGGTTACTCACAGTTCTGCTGCAGGCTCAGAAGTGGCCCTTTCAACCCTCCAGAGACATGAGACTAGTGCAGTTCCGGGCACCCCACCTGGTGGGGCCTCACTTGGGCCTGGAGACAGGGAATGGTGGAGGGGTTATCAACCTCAATGCCTTTGACCCCACACTCCCGAAGACGATGACGCAGTTCCtagagcagggagaggccacCCTCTCAGTGGCAAGAAG AGCCCTGGCTGCCCAGTTGCCAGTCCTACCACGGTCGGAGGTAACCTTCCTGGCTCCAGTCACACGACCAGATAAGGTGGTGTGTGTGGGCATGAATTATGTGGACCACTGCAAAGAACAGAACGTGCCCGTGCCCAAGGAGCCCATCATCTTCAGCAAGTTTGCCAGCTCCATCGTGGGGCCCTATGATGAGGTGGTCCTCCCACCACAGAGCCAG GAGGTAGATTGGGAAGTGGAGCTGGCCGTGGTCATTGGAAAGAAAGGCAAGCACATCAAG ATCCACACAACTTAA
- the FAHD2A gene encoding oxaloacetate tautomerase FAHD2A, mitochondrial, translated as MLVSGRRRLLTVLLQAQKWPFQPSRDMRLVQFRAPHLVGPHLGLETGNGGGVINLNAFDPTLPKTMTQFLEQGEATLSVARRALAAQLPVLPRSEVTFLAPVTRPDKVVCVGMNYVDHCKEQNVPVPKEPIIFSKFASSIVGPYDEVVLPPQSQEVDWEVELAVVIGKKGKHIKATDAMAHVAGFTVAHDVSARDWQMRRNGKQWLLGKTFDTFCPLGPALVTKDSVADPHNLKICCRVNGEVVQSGNTNQMVFKTEDLIAWVSQFVTFYPGDVILTGTPPGVGVFRKPPVFLKKGDEVQCEIEELGVIINKVV; from the exons ATGCTGGTGTCTGGTAGAAGAAGGTTACTCACAGTTCTGCTGCAGGCTCAGAAGTGGCCCTTTCAACCCTCCAGAGACATGAGACTAGTGCAGTTCCGGGCACCCCACCTGGTGGGGCCTCACTTGGGCCTGGAGACAGGGAATGGTGGAGGGGTTATCAACCTCAATGCCTTTGACCCCACACTCCCGAAGACGATGACGCAGTTCCtagagcagggagaggccacCCTCTCAGTGGCAAGAAG AGCCCTGGCTGCCCAGTTGCCAGTCCTACCACGGTCGGAGGTAACCTTCCTGGCTCCAGTCACACGACCAGATAAGGTGGTGTGTGTGGGCATGAATTATGTGGACCACTGCAAAGAACAGAACGTGCCCGTGCCCAAGGAGCCCATCATCTTCAGCAAGTTTGCCAGCTCCATCGTGGGGCCCTATGATGAGGTGGTCCTCCCACCACAGAGCCAG GAGGTAGATTGGGAAGTGGAGCTGGCCGTGGTCATTGGAAAGAAAGGCAAGCACATCAAG GCCACAGATGCTATGGCCCACGTGGCCGGCTTCACTGTGGCTCATGACGTGAGTGCTCGTGACTGGCAAATGAGACGTAATGGGAAACAATGGCTGCTGGGAAAAACCTTCGACACCTTCTGCCCTCTGGGCCCTGCCTTGGTGACCAAGGACAGTGTAGCAG ATCCACACAACTTAAAGATCTGCTGCCGAGTGAATGGGGAAGTGGTCCAGAGCGGCAACACCAACCAGATGGTATTCAAGACAGAGGACCTGATAGCCTGGGTCTCCCA GTTTGTTACCTTTTACCCAGGGGATGTCATCCTAACTGGGACCCCCCCAGGTGTCGGTGTATTCAGGAAACCTCCTGTCTTTCTCAAG AAGGGGGATGAAGTCCAGTGTGAGATTGAAGAACTAGGTGTCATCATCAACAAGGTGGTGTGA